A genome region from Prochlorococcus marinus CUG1417 includes the following:
- a CDS encoding histidine phosphotransferase, whose amino-acid sequence MPFANNQRITRRRSSAGPTPPKRPIANNSEFSGRQAQGPRPTFLTLRDHGKVFVADLPNLSDGQLAHISKEANEVLNSLEKRLSDLENEPNVSNPENDTLIKASTKRDVTLRFIKSIEEEQEHRKNNPALRDAASESLPRTFLEVARHRLPGATFDSLLREALEACAVDESTDENQVVDEPKETVKIMDIPSSNKNASLVVSIDSSDDSKNDSI is encoded by the coding sequence ATGCCCTTTGCAAATAATCAAAGAATTACACGTAGACGTAGTTCAGCAGGCCCTACACCTCCAAAAAGACCAATAGCTAATAATTCAGAATTTAGTGGTAGACAGGCTCAAGGCCCAAGACCAACTTTCTTGACACTAAGGGATCATGGCAAAGTTTTTGTCGCTGATTTACCTAATTTGTCCGATGGTCAATTAGCACATATTAGTAAAGAAGCTAATGAAGTTTTAAATAGTTTGGAAAAAAGACTTAGTGATCTTGAAAATGAACCTAATGTTAGTAATCCTGAAAACGATACGCTGATAAAAGCCTCTACCAAAAGAGATGTCACACTGAGGTTTATTAAATCAATAGAAGAAGAACAAGAACATAGAAAGAATAATCCTGCCTTGCGAGATGCTGCATCTGAATCGTTACCGAGAACTTTTCTTGAGGTTGCTAGACATAGATTGCCTGGAGCAACTTTTGATTCTCTATTGAGAGAGGCTCTTGAAGCTTGTGCAGTTGATGAGAGTACTGATGAAAATCAAGTTGTTGATGAGCCTAAAGAAACTGTAAAAATTATGGATATACCCTCTTCCAACAAAAATGCTTCACTTGTTGTTAGTATCGATTCAAGTGATGATTCTAAGAATGACTCTATTTGA
- a CDS encoding sensor histidine kinase yields the protein MNSKITIKKIQENLINGVQTIYVDNDTSRRMWWASLEVIQKDFLSQNYKNGGIWVASPLPTFNDKKFLNQFHGWLWSLEGFPYFQNENAVFLPVNNSDKIKKDFDLVSNYKVLNLSQEDGYEPFLMILTQNFQCILSIVGEKDKKILLMKCDEESLKLSIELMHAKLKQENYEEGAKFRNAINNLGNLNINNQFEKLFWPLLSAKLANIAPNHNIQNSVKNDEKNLQITEAKLLRAISHEVRTPLATIRTLISSTLKKYKMDESMKNRLIQIDNECNEQIDRFGLIFNAAELVSNEVPSLNNLAKINLAEIFKKLSPLWNKQLNRRGISLKIDIPNQLPQILSDSEKLELMLSGLIDKNTRGLKEGSTLILELRPAGQKLKLQLKVQKLESNQNEILKKDNGSDIGPVLNWNPQTGSLQLSQNATQKLLASLGGHVTQRRDTGLTVFFPISDSK from the coding sequence ATGAATTCAAAAATAACTATAAAAAAAATTCAAGAAAATTTGATTAACGGAGTTCAAACAATATATGTGGATAATGATACTTCCAGAAGAATGTGGTGGGCTTCTTTAGAAGTTATTCAAAAAGATTTTCTATCTCAGAATTATAAAAATGGGGGTATTTGGGTCGCCTCGCCTTTGCCAACTTTTAATGATAAAAAATTTTTAAATCAATTTCATGGATGGCTTTGGTCTCTTGAGGGGTTTCCATATTTTCAAAATGAGAATGCAGTTTTTTTGCCAGTAAATAATTCAGACAAAATAAAAAAAGATTTCGATTTAGTTAGTAATTATAAAGTTTTAAATCTTAGTCAAGAGGATGGTTATGAACCTTTTTTGATGATACTAACCCAAAATTTTCAATGCATATTATCAATTGTAGGAGAAAAAGATAAGAAAATTTTATTAATGAAGTGTGACGAAGAAAGCCTAAAACTTTCAATTGAATTAATGCACGCAAAATTAAAGCAAGAGAATTATGAGGAAGGAGCAAAATTTCGTAATGCAATTAATAATTTAGGTAATCTTAATATTAATAATCAATTTGAAAAATTATTTTGGCCCCTATTATCGGCAAAATTAGCAAATATTGCTCCCAATCATAATATTCAGAATTCTGTAAAAAACGATGAAAAAAATTTGCAAATAACTGAAGCAAAATTGTTACGTGCAATATCTCATGAAGTAAGAACGCCCTTGGCAACAATAAGAACCTTAATTAGTTCTACTTTAAAAAAATATAAGATGGACGAATCAATGAAAAATCGTTTAATTCAAATAGATAATGAATGTAATGAACAAATTGATAGGTTTGGTTTAATTTTTAATGCAGCAGAATTAGTGAGTAATGAAGTCCCGTCATTAAATAACTTGGCAAAAATTAATTTAGCTGAAATTTTCAAAAAGCTTTCTCCCCTATGGAATAAACAATTAAATCGACGTGGCATTTCTTTGAAGATTGATATCCCCAATCAACTTCCGCAAATTTTAAGTGATTCTGAAAAATTGGAATTAATGTTAAGTGGATTAATTGATAAAAATACTAGAGGATTAAAAGAAGGTAGTACATTAATATTAGAATTAAGACCAGCTGGTCAGAAACTAAAACTGCAATTAAAAGTACAAAAATTAGAAAGTAATCAAAATGAAATTCTAAAAAAAGATAACGGTTCCGATATAGGTCCTGTTTTAAATTGGAACCCTCAAACAGGAAGTTTACAACTTAGTCAAAATGCTACTCAAAAGTTGTTAGCTAGTTTAGGAGGGCATGTCACACAAAGGCGTGATACAGGTTTGACAGTATTTTTTCCGATTTCAGATTCAAAATAA
- the purM gene encoding phosphoribosylformylglycinamidine cyclo-ligase has translation MDYKTSGVDIEAGREFVSEIKQAVEGTHTSNVIEGIGGFGGLFRLPIDSFKKPVLVSGTDGVGTKLELAQSKNFHFEVGIDLVAMCMNDIITSGAKPLFFLDYIATGKLDKKQLLRVVKGISHGCGENNCSLLGGETAEMPGFYSKNKYDLAGFCVGIVDEDKLIDGKKVSENDLIIALKSNGVHSNGFSLVRKIIQNNDQIDKEFEKVSHLNFYDELLKPTKIYNNVINQMLSENIEIKAMSHITGGGIPENLPRCIPSDFIPYINTSSWEIPTLFKFLKDKGSIPEKDFWNTFNLGVGFCLIIDKQFKEAILSICKEHDIDSWEIGKIVRKNDSINNKFLPEILT, from the coding sequence ATGGATTACAAAACATCAGGTGTTGATATAGAAGCTGGGCGAGAATTTGTTTCGGAAATTAAACAAGCAGTTGAAGGAACTCATACATCTAATGTTATTGAGGGTATTGGTGGGTTCGGAGGTTTGTTTAGACTTCCTATCGATAGTTTTAAAAAACCAGTTCTTGTCTCAGGAACTGATGGTGTTGGAACAAAATTAGAATTAGCGCAAAGTAAAAACTTTCACTTTGAGGTTGGTATTGATTTAGTTGCTATGTGCATGAACGATATCATTACTAGTGGGGCAAAACCTTTATTTTTTCTTGATTATATTGCTACTGGTAAACTTGATAAGAAACAATTATTGAGGGTTGTTAAGGGTATTTCACATGGCTGCGGAGAAAATAATTGTTCATTACTCGGTGGAGAAACTGCTGAAATGCCAGGATTTTATTCAAAAAATAAGTATGATCTTGCAGGATTTTGTGTTGGAATAGTTGATGAGGATAAGCTTATTGATGGTAAAAAAGTATCTGAAAATGACTTAATTATTGCTTTAAAAAGTAATGGAGTTCATAGTAACGGCTTTAGTTTAGTAAGAAAAATTATTCAAAATAATGATCAAATAGATAAAGAATTTGAAAAAGTTTCTCACTTGAATTTTTATGATGAGTTATTGAAACCTACAAAAATTTACAATAATGTGATTAATCAAATGTTATCTGAAAATATAGAAATTAAAGCAATGTCTCATATTACTGGAGGAGGAATTCCAGAAAATTTACCAAGATGTATACCTTCTGATTTTATTCCTTATATCAATACAAGTTCTTGGGAAATTCCTACTTTATTTAAATTCCTTAAAGACAAAGGGTCCATTCCTGAAAAAGATTTTTGGAATACTTTCAATCTTGGAGTGGGATTTTGTTTAATTATTGATAAACAATTTAAGGAAGCGATATTAAGTATCTGTAAAGAGCATGATATAGATAGTTGGGAAATTGGAAAGATAGTTCGAAAAAATGATTCAATAAATAATAAATTTTTGCCAGAAATTTTAACTTAA
- a CDS encoding cofactor assembly of complex C subunit B has translation MSYSLNSTLLLTILLSIGLFFFLRASSKDRTTIVEISSAQQPVKVLNGLCEWLNLRGWKQTGGDFEQRILIFKGQVVSSKFLAIFLGFLGGFGSCALGLVIIQIYPELGWWPILLGLIGGPLSGIVYFKKSAREEKFELRLINENENDSTFMRLRAHRDELISLENELGEKLQLKSDGSLFKTPI, from the coding sequence ATGTCCTATTCCTTAAATTCAACGTTGTTGCTGACAATTCTCTTGTCCATAGGATTATTTTTTTTCCTTAGGGCTTCCAGTAAAGATAGAACAACTATCGTTGAGATCTCATCTGCTCAGCAACCAGTTAAAGTTTTAAATGGTTTATGTGAATGGCTTAATTTGAGGGGATGGAAGCAAACAGGAGGAGATTTTGAACAAAGAATTTTAATATTCAAGGGTCAAGTTGTTTCTAGTAAATTTTTAGCAATTTTTTTGGGTTTTCTTGGTGGTTTTGGTTCTTGTGCTTTGGGATTAGTAATTATCCAAATATATCCTGAATTAGGTTGGTGGCCTATCCTTTTGGGATTAATTGGGGGCCCTTTGTCTGGAATTGTTTATTTTAAAAAATCAGCAAGAGAGGAGAAATTTGAATTAAGGTTGATCAACGAAAATGAAAATGATTCAACTTTCATGAGACTAAGAGCGCATAGGGATGAATTAATCTCTTTAGAAAATGAACTTGGAGAAAAACTTCAGTTGAAAAGTGACGGTTCTTTATTTAAAACTCCTATTTAA
- a CDS encoding ribonuclease D, producing the protein MTIENKNIDLLYGDLTIDLYNLYKKSSYLAIDTEAMGLIHGRDRLCLVQICNEFKRTSCIKIELNTSSSPHLKALLEDDKITKIFHYARFDVAALKCNLEINTKNIFCTKIASKLARTYTNKHGLKDLINELLGIELDKSSQSSDWGSNDDLTKDQLDYAANDVRYLIEAMHKLKVILERESRYELAQKCFESVSVHADLDILKFSNIFEH; encoded by the coding sequence ATGACTATTGAAAATAAAAACATTGATCTTCTTTATGGCGATTTAACAATAGATTTATATAATCTTTATAAAAAATCTTCCTATCTAGCTATAGACACTGAAGCGATGGGTTTAATCCATGGAAGAGATAGACTTTGTCTAGTACAAATATGCAATGAATTTAAAAGAACATCCTGTATAAAAATCGAACTTAATACATCTTCTTCACCTCATTTAAAAGCGCTCCTAGAAGATGACAAAATTACTAAAATATTTCACTATGCGAGATTTGATGTAGCAGCTCTAAAATGCAATCTTGAAATTAATACAAAAAACATTTTTTGTACAAAAATTGCCAGTAAGTTGGCAAGAACTTATACAAATAAACACGGTTTAAAAGATTTAATTAATGAATTGTTAGGAATAGAACTGGACAAAAGCTCGCAAAGTAGTGATTGGGGTAGCAACGATGATTTAACAAAAGATCAATTAGATTATGCCGCAAATGATGTTAGATATTTAATCGAAGCAATGCATAAATTAAAAGTTATCTTAGAAAGAGAAAGTAGATATGAATTAGCTCAAAAATGTTTCGAATCAGTTTCTGTACATGCTGATTTAGACATACTAAAATTCTCAAATATTTTTGAACATTAA
- a CDS encoding Mrp/NBP35 family ATP-binding protein, with protein sequence MTTIEDASFALQKVLDAGSQKNVIELAWIKNVRVTIPRVIVTLSLPSFANSQRDRIVQEVRKVLLDFKDIDDVQIEIDNNPRKTEPQNQSNAPELQKIDGIQHIIAVSSGKGGVGKSTIAVNLACSLAKLGAKTGLLDADIYGPNTPSMMGVAEQNPKVTEGSGTDQRLIPINKYGISLVSMGFLIEEGQPVIWRGPMLNSIIRQFLYQVQWNPLDFLVIDLPPGTGDAQISLSQSVPISGAIVVTTPQQVSLQDARRGLAMFKQLGVPLLGIVENMSVFIPPDMPSKKYEIFGKGGGLTLAKENDLPLLAQIPIEIPLVDESNKGVPISISQPNKESSIAFGNLAKLIKNQFVYR encoded by the coding sequence ATGACGACAATAGAAGATGCGAGTTTTGCTTTACAAAAAGTTCTAGATGCTGGATCACAGAAAAATGTAATTGAATTAGCTTGGATTAAAAATGTAAGAGTAACAATACCAAGAGTTATCGTAACACTATCATTACCATCATTTGCAAATTCTCAGAGAGATAGGATTGTACAAGAGGTTAGAAAAGTACTACTTGATTTTAAAGATATTGATGATGTTCAAATAGAGATAGATAATAATCCTCGAAAAACAGAACCTCAAAATCAAAGTAATGCGCCTGAGTTGCAGAAGATTGATGGTATTCAACATATCATAGCTGTTAGCAGTGGTAAAGGTGGAGTTGGTAAAAGTACCATTGCAGTTAATCTCGCTTGTTCTCTAGCTAAATTAGGCGCTAAAACTGGTTTGCTGGATGCCGATATATATGGACCTAATACTCCTTCAATGATGGGTGTTGCTGAACAAAATCCAAAGGTTACAGAAGGTAGTGGTACTGACCAAAGGTTAATACCTATTAATAAATATGGAATTTCTTTGGTATCAATGGGTTTTCTTATAGAAGAAGGACAACCAGTGATATGGAGAGGACCAATGCTAAACAGTATTATCCGTCAATTCCTTTACCAAGTTCAATGGAATCCTCTTGATTTTTTGGTGATTGACTTGCCACCTGGAACAGGAGATGCTCAAATTTCCCTTTCACAATCTGTTCCTATTTCTGGAGCTATTGTCGTTACTACTCCGCAACAAGTATCTTTGCAAGATGCAAGGAGGGGATTGGCAATGTTTAAACAACTTGGAGTACCTTTATTGGGAATTGTAGAAAATATGTCAGTATTTATTCCGCCAGATATGCCTAGTAAAAAATATGAAATTTTTGGTAAAGGTGGAGGATTAACCTTAGCTAAAGAAAATGATTTACCTTTATTAGCCCAAATTCCTATTGAAATCCCTCTCGTTGATGAAAGTAATAAAGGTGTACCAATCTCAATAAGCCAGCCCAATAAAGAAAGTTCTATTGCATTTGGTAACTTAGCTAAATTAATTAAGAATCAATTTGTTTATAGATAA
- a CDS encoding photosystem I reaction center subunit II PsaD, translating into MTETLVGQFPKHIGSTGGLLNSAETEEKYAIVWKSSKEQAFELPTGGAAIMHEGDNLMYFARKEQCLALGTQLRSFKPRIEDFKIYRIFPGGDIEFLHPKDGVFSEKVNEGREKVGHNPRRIGENPNPAGLKFTTKNTFD; encoded by the coding sequence ATGACTGAAACTTTAGTTGGTCAATTTCCAAAGCATATAGGAAGTACTGGGGGTTTATTAAACTCAGCAGAAACCGAAGAAAAATATGCAATTGTATGGAAAAGCTCAAAGGAGCAAGCATTTGAATTGCCCACCGGTGGAGCGGCTATTATGCACGAAGGTGATAATTTAATGTACTTTGCAAGAAAAGAACAATGCCTTGCATTAGGGACACAATTAAGATCCTTTAAACCAAGAATTGAAGATTTTAAAATCTACCGAATTTTCCCAGGTGGTGATATTGAATTTTTACACCCAAAAGATGGTGTTTTCTCTGAAAAAGTAAATGAGGGAAGAGAGAAAGTAGGCCATAATCCGAGAAGAATAGGTGAGAATCCTAATCCAGCTGGTTTGAAATTTACAACTAAGAATACTTTTGATTAA
- the rodA gene encoding rod shape-determining protein RodA: protein MFRRIFVLNKRGFLPKKDKYIRGFLFSPLLLIPLFLVVISGLLIKSIQGDFLVSNYLGHIFTGFLGYFLAFFISYIPLERLRKYLVPFYFCTLISLLLIYFFGISVSGAQRWLNLGIFSFQPSEVAKLSTILTLALVLDKKIILTIRDLVLPLLVMVIPWLLIFFQPDLGTSLVLLVLTGVMLYWSQMPIEWILILVFCIITSILYLTFPNLLILWIPVMGYLAYRSSKKKIIFSALAISFHFLVAKLTPILWQYGLKEYQKDRLVLFLDPNRDPLGGGYHLIQSQIAIGSGGLFGNGLLQGKLTNLQFIPEQHTDFIFSALGEELGFVGCIIVLFLFFLLIKKLINTATIARSNFESLIVIGIASTFLFQIIINLFMTIGLGPVTGIPLPFMSYGRTSLVTNFISIGFVLSVLKRSRSLRS, encoded by the coding sequence ATGTTTAGGAGAATCTTTGTATTAAATAAGAGAGGATTTTTACCAAAAAAAGACAAATACATTAGAGGTTTTTTATTTTCTCCACTACTATTAATCCCCCTTTTTTTAGTTGTTATTTCCGGTTTACTAATAAAAAGTATTCAGGGTGATTTTTTAGTATCTAATTATTTAGGCCATATCTTTACTGGTTTTTTAGGTTATTTTTTAGCATTTTTTATTTCTTATATACCTTTAGAGAGACTTAGAAAGTATTTAGTTCCATTTTATTTTTGTACTTTAATATCATTATTACTAATTTATTTTTTTGGGATCTCAGTTTCTGGAGCTCAAAGATGGCTAAACTTGGGAATTTTTTCTTTTCAGCCGTCAGAAGTAGCTAAACTAAGTACTATATTAACTCTTGCTTTAGTACTCGACAAAAAAATAATTTTAACAATAAGAGATTTAGTATTGCCTTTATTAGTAATGGTTATTCCTTGGCTATTAATTTTTTTTCAACCGGACCTAGGTACCTCTTTAGTTTTACTTGTTTTGACAGGTGTGATGCTCTATTGGTCGCAAATGCCCATAGAGTGGATTTTGATATTAGTGTTTTGTATTATCACCTCTATATTATATTTAACCTTTCCAAATCTTCTTATTCTTTGGATTCCTGTTATGGGATATCTTGCTTATAGATCTTCGAAAAAGAAAATTATTTTTTCTGCTCTCGCCATTTCATTTCATTTTTTAGTAGCAAAATTGACACCAATTTTGTGGCAATATGGCTTAAAAGAATATCAAAAAGATAGATTAGTTTTATTTTTAGATCCAAATAGAGATCCATTAGGTGGTGGATATCATTTGATACAGAGTCAAATTGCAATTGGTTCTGGAGGATTATTTGGGAATGGTTTGCTACAAGGTAAGCTGACTAATTTGCAATTTATACCTGAACAACATACTGATTTTATATTTAGTGCCTTAGGCGAAGAATTGGGTTTTGTGGGGTGCATAATAGTTTTATTTTTGTTTTTTCTTTTGATTAAAAAACTCATTAATACTGCAACAATTGCTAGGTCTAACTTTGAATCTTTAATTGTTATTGGAATAGCCTCAACTTTTTTATTTCAAATAATTATTAACTTATTTATGACTATTGGATTAGGACCAGTTACTGGGATTCCTCTTCCTTTTATGAGCTATGGTCGAACGTCATTGGTGACTAATTTTATATCTATTGGATTTGTTTTATCTGTATTGAAACGCTCTAGATCATTAAGAAGTTGA
- a CDS encoding lipid-A-disaccharide synthase-related protein, translating to MSHSILFICNGHGEDVIASEIIKIILKKRKNKNVEVLPLVGNGDVFNSIKSKNFRKIGYLKELPSGGFSNQSLKGFLLDLFAGFLIDNLRNFLLVKRKSKHKWKIIAVGDFLPLLYAWSSECEFSFIGTPKSDHTWSSGPGWDLSDFYHKLKGSEWDPWEMFFMKSPRCKNLIMRDKITANNLNRKSIDAKYLGNPMMDFVNASNEKISNIISFKRIILLVGSRYPEAFKNLDNFLNCLQDFDFSKDLVILLPLSINANVIQIQSYLNKYGFIKQSKVKLLIDEDSVWKKKDQYVAIGKGKFNSWANMAEVGLSNAGTATEQITGLGIPSLSLPGHGPQFTKSFAKRQSRLLGGSVLVCKNKKILLKRLSLLLEGKVERLEQAKIGKKRMGESGASKKIVDAINLHLLS from the coding sequence GTGTCTCATTCTATATTATTTATCTGCAATGGTCATGGAGAAGATGTAATAGCATCGGAAATAATAAAAATAATACTAAAAAAAAGAAAAAATAAAAATGTTGAAGTTTTGCCTTTAGTAGGAAATGGAGATGTATTTAATTCCATAAAATCAAAGAATTTTCGTAAAATAGGGTATTTAAAAGAGCTGCCTAGTGGAGGTTTTAGTAATCAAAGTCTGAAGGGATTTTTGCTTGATTTGTTTGCAGGATTTTTAATCGATAATTTAAGAAATTTTCTACTTGTAAAACGGAAGTCAAAACATAAATGGAAAATTATTGCGGTAGGAGATTTTTTGCCATTACTTTATGCTTGGAGTTCAGAATGTGAATTTAGTTTTATTGGAACTCCCAAAAGTGATCATACTTGGAGTAGTGGTCCAGGTTGGGATTTAAGCGATTTTTATCATAAGTTAAAAGGTTCTGAGTGGGATCCGTGGGAAATGTTTTTTATGAAATCTCCAAGATGTAAAAATTTAATTATGAGAGATAAAATTACAGCTAATAATTTGAATAGAAAAAGTATTGATGCAAAATACTTGGGTAATCCAATGATGGATTTTGTTAACGCATCAAACGAGAAGATATCAAATATTATTTCTTTTAAAAGAATTATCTTATTAGTTGGAAGTAGATACCCTGAAGCTTTTAAAAATCTTGATAATTTTCTTAATTGTTTGCAAGATTTTGATTTTTCAAAGGATTTGGTAATACTTTTGCCTTTGAGCATTAATGCAAATGTGATTCAAATTCAAAGTTATTTAAATAAATATGGTTTTATAAAACAGAGTAAAGTTAAATTGCTAATTGATGAAGATTCAGTATGGAAAAAGAAAGATCAATATGTAGCCATTGGAAAAGGTAAATTCAATTCATGGGCCAATATGGCAGAAGTTGGCTTGTCTAATGCAGGAACTGCTACGGAGCAAATTACTGGCCTTGGAATCCCATCTCTTTCTCTACCGGGACATGGACCACAATTTACAAAATCATTTGCAAAAAGGCAATCAAGATTATTGGGAGGTAGTGTTTTAGTTTGCAAGAACAAAAAAATTCTTTTAAAACGTTTAAGTTTACTTTTGGAAGGAAAAGTTGAGAGGTTAGAACAAGCAAAAATTGGGAAAAAAAGAATGGGGGAATCCGGAGCAAGTAAGAAAATCGTAGATGCCATAAACCTTCATTTGTTATCTTAG
- the hemF gene encoding oxygen-dependent coproporphyrinogen oxidase — MLKEPPKNSREKTKNLLLTLQDKICSGLENVDGKGKFTEESWLRDEGGGGRSRVLKDGSIFEQAGVNFSEVQGKELPQSIISQRPEAKGHEWFATGTSMVLHPKNPYIPTVHLNYRYFEAGPVWWFGGGADLTPFYPYLSDVRNFHNEHKKACEKVDQDLHKVFKPWCDEYFFLKHRNESRGIGGIFYDYQDGSGNIYRGNHQNGEASKASQSIGKSNLNWDNLFSLAENCGQAFLPSYLPIIEKRASQTYSSKEREFQLYRRGRYVEFNLVWDRGTIFGLQTNGRTESILMSLPPLARWEYGYKPKKGSREEFLTSIFTKPQDWLNDKELEKFCIENNIFN, encoded by the coding sequence ATGTTGAAAGAACCTCCTAAAAACTCGAGAGAAAAAACAAAAAATCTCTTATTAACTTTACAAGACAAAATTTGTTCAGGGCTTGAAAATGTAGACGGCAAAGGGAAATTTACAGAAGAATCCTGGCTAAGAGATGAAGGGGGCGGTGGAAGATCAAGAGTGTTGAAAGATGGTTCTATTTTTGAGCAAGCAGGAGTAAACTTCTCGGAAGTACAGGGAAAAGAATTACCGCAATCTATCATCTCTCAAAGGCCCGAAGCAAAAGGTCATGAATGGTTTGCTACGGGAACTTCTATGGTATTGCATCCTAAGAATCCCTATATTCCTACAGTTCATCTGAATTATCGATATTTCGAAGCTGGTCCTGTTTGGTGGTTTGGGGGAGGTGCAGACTTAACCCCTTTTTATCCTTATCTTTCTGATGTAAGAAATTTTCATAACGAGCATAAAAAAGCTTGTGAGAAAGTTGATCAAGATTTACATAAAGTTTTCAAACCATGGTGTGATGAATATTTCTTCTTGAAACATAGAAATGAATCTAGAGGCATTGGAGGTATTTTTTATGATTATCAAGATGGTTCAGGTAATATTTATAGAGGAAATCATCAAAATGGGGAGGCATCAAAAGCTTCACAAAGTATTGGTAAATCAAATTTAAATTGGGATAATTTATTTTCTTTAGCGGAAAACTGTGGGCAGGCATTCCTCCCTTCATATTTGCCCATTATTGAAAAAAGAGCTTCTCAAACATATTCATCGAAGGAAAGAGAATTCCAGCTATATCGAAGAGGTAGATATGTCGAATTCAATTTAGTTTGGGATAGAGGGACGATTTTTGGACTACAAACAAATGGCAGAACTGAATCTATATTAATGTCCTTACCACCCTTAGCTAGATGGGAATATGGATATAAACCTAAAAAAGGTTCTCGAGAAGAATTTCTCACATCAATTTTTACAAAACCACAAGATTGGTTAAATGATAAAGAGTTAGAGAAATTCTGTATAGAGAATAATATTTTTAATTAA